The genome window ATATCTGTTTAATATTTGCGGAGAAAGGATAATAAGATGAAAGATAAAATCAGAATATCGAATAGGGTTTCGCAGATTGGTAAATCTGCCATCCATGAAATGACCAGGCTGTCGAAAGAGGTGGATGATGCGGCGTTTTTGTCATGGGCAAAACCAACCTCCGATACGCCTGAACATATCAAAGAGGCGGCAATATCTGCAATAAAAAATAAACTGGCAGGCGGCTATTCTGAAAATTCAGGTCTGTTGGAATTAAGAAAAGAAATCGTCAAAAAGCTCAAAAGGGATAATAATATTGATGCCAATCCCGCTCAAATTTTGACAACCGTAGGCGCTATCGAGGGATTGTCTGCCGCTATAATGGCTTTAGTTGACCCCGGCGATGAAGTTATTCTGCCATCGCCAACATATTCCACTCATATTCGTCAGGTAGTTATTGCCTCAGGAAAACCGGTTTTGGTTCCCACACTCGAAGAAGAAGGATTTATCCTCGATATTAAGGGCATCAAAAAAGCGATAACTCCCAAGACAAAAGCTATTCTATTTTGCTCGCCAAGCAATCCAACCGGCGCTGTTTTTAGTGAGAAACAGCTCCGCCAATTAGCCGAGATTGCCTTAGAGAATAACCTGGTGATTATCACCGATGAAGCGTATGAATATTTCGTTTATGATGGACACAAACATTTCAGCATAGCCTCTATTCCCGAAATAAAAAAGAATGTGATTAGCTGTTTTACATTCACCAAGACCTATGCCATGACAGGCTGGCGAATTGGATATTTGCATGCCGATGAAGAATTGATTCCGCAAATCACCAAGGCGCATATTCCATTTGCAATCTGCGCGCCGGTAGTCTCTCAATATGCTGCGCTTGGCGCTTTACAGGGGCCTCAGGATTGCGTCGCCAAATTCAGAGAGCATTATCTTTTGGCGCGCAACTTGATGTGTGAGCGTCTTGATGCCATGAGTTCAGTATTTCAATATCACAAACCGGAAGGCTCTTATCTCATGTTTCCCAAAATACTCTTAGATGAGGGCAAGGATTCGACAGCTTTCTGTAAAAATTTATTAAAAAAGGGCGGAGTATCAACAACACCCGGAATCGCTTTTGGGCCAACCGGTCAAAGCCATCTAAGGTTGTCATTTTGTGTTCCCGAAGATGAGGTAAATAAGGCGTTCGATAGAATGGAAGCTTATTTCGGTTAGTTGATATTCAAATCTATTGCCAAAAGATGCTAATGGAAATACGATATCGCCCTCAGGATGTCGTCCGCCTTAGGCTGACTCTATACTGAGGGATAGCTAAATAAAATAGGCAGGTCTCGGGGAGACCTGTCCTACTGTTTCATGCGTCGTCAGTCCGACACAGCGGATTTCCTGACGACAACGTGGTTGGTGTAAGTCCCCGTGCACCAACATGGCTTATGTGTAAATTACTATGACCTCATCGTGCCCAGATATTTGGTCGTAAGCTGTTTCTCGCGGACATGCTTTTCAGTATAATCCGGTAATAACATCGGCGCCACACGGTCGCCCTCGATACCGGTTTTTTCGACTTCTTTATTATACTTCACTACATGCTTTAAAGAAAGCTTCGAACCATTGGCTTTGTCTTTGGCATAAACAGCGGCGCTCTTACCGGCTATACGGCCAAAAACCATGATGTCTAAAAGCGAATTGCCCATCAGACGGTTTTCGCCATGCACGCCGCCGGCTACCTCGCCAGCCGCAAACAAACCGGGCAGGGACGTTTCGGCTTTGCTGTTATATTCCAAGCCGCCGTTCTGGTAGTGAAGTGTCGGGTAGATTAGCATCGGCTCTTTAGCTATATTGATGCCAAAGCGTTTATAAAGTATATGCTTGCCGGGGAATTCCTTTTTAACTGTTCCCTCGCCTGAAAGCATTTCAATCATCGGAGAATCGAGCCATATGCCAAATTTGCCCGTAGGTGTCGGCACACCTTTTCCCTTAACCGTACATTCCCTAATAATCGCCGAGGCTTCCACATCGCGCGGCTCGCGTTCGTTAACAAACTGCTGGCCATCGATGTTAACCAGGTTTGCGCCCGAACCTCGGAATTTCTCGGTGATTAATATGCCTTCAGCTTGTTCCGGGAAGACAACACCTGTCGGATGATACTGGACGGTATGTAGGAAACAAATCTTAACACCGGCGCGGTATCCCATCACGAGGCCGTCAGCGGTTGCGCCATAGTGATTGGTAGTCATGAACCCTTGAGTATGAAGGCGTCCCGAACCGCCGGTAGCCATAACGACCGCTTTTGCCTTCACAACGATATATTCTTCAGTTTCCATATTGTAAAGGACAGCGCCAGCGCAATGGCCTTTTTCATTAAGAATCAATTCAATTGCCGGAGAAAACTCGATTACCTTTATATCATTGACGCGGTTGCGGGCTTCATCACGAATTGTTCTCATCATCTCTGCGCCGGTAATATCGGCAGCATAATGCATCCGTTTACGGCAGGTACCGCCGCCATGTTTCGTCTGTAAAGTGCCGTCCGACATTTTTGAAAAATTACAGCCTAAGGATTCTAACCAGGCTATAACATCAGGAGCTTTGTTAACCAGCGTTTCCACTAATTCTGGAACATTTTTAAAATGACCTCCACCCATCACGTCAATGTAATGATAATAGGGTGAGTCTTTAAAACCCTTGCTAGCGGCTTGAATTCCACCCTCAGCCATAATAGTGTTGGCATCGCCATGGCGAAGCTTAGTAGCGATTAGAACTTTTGCGCCTTGTTCCTGTGCCAGTAAAGCTGCTGCCGTACCAGAACCGCCGCCGCCAATTACAAGAACATCCGTTTCGTAATCGATATTTGATAAATCAATTAAGGATGGATCAAGACGGCTTTTGGCTTCGATTAAATCGGCCATCTCATGAGCGATTTTATAACCTTTATTAGCACCAATTTTCAGTTCGCGGCGTCCTGCTTCCTTGAAATCAGGATGATGTTTGAGAATATCTTTGCGCTCATCAAGTGAAAGAAAAGTAACTTCCTCATTGCGTTTTTTGCGTTCCACTCTTTCTGCGCGCGTACTTTCGACAATTTTAGCAAGTTTTTTTAATTCTTCCGGATATGGCATAATCAACCTCTTTTATTTGGTTATATTTTCGATTTTAAAGGCCCTTGTTATCTTTAGGAATCCAACCTTCGTCCCCTACTGCGGGTTCAAGTTCGCGCTCCTGATAAACTTTTTTCAATGTGCTTTCATCCATGGCTTTAAGTTCATTTAAACCGTCAGTGAAATGACCGCCTTTAATATTAGCTACCATTTTTTCAAGATGTTCAGCGCGGGGAGTAAGAAACGCGCCATTAATTCGCCGCGCCATCTGGGCGATATGGTATTGCGGAAGTTCGCCAAAGCATCTGCTGGCGCACAAGCCGCATTGAATACAATCGAACGAAATGTGAGCCGCCTCGCCAATATCACCGCGTTTAAGGCAGGCGATATAATCCATCACCTCTACATCCATCGGGCAAACTTTGGTGCAAGCATTGCAGGCTACACATCGAAAAAGCTCGGGATATATTTCGAATATCTCCTCTGGCTTACCGGTTAGTTTGTCGAAATCATAAATAGCGCGATTTGCCGGATAGAACGGCAGCTGCGTTAAATACATCTCCGGTTCGACCACTGTTTGACAAGCCAAACCCGTATAGATTTTATAATCACCGGGTTTGCGATAAACAGTGCTGCAGGCGCCGCATACACCGCCACGACAGCCAGCGCCACGGATATACTTGTAGCCGGCGTACTCCATAGCTTTCATGATGGTTAACGTTTCCGGAACCTCGTATTTTTTCCCCATTATAAAAATTGGGATCATTTTTGCTTCTACTGATGTTTTTGTTTCTTCAGAAACGCTGCTCATTTCAACCTCTCTAAAATTTATCAAATTAAATAAATCAACATACTTTTTATACAGGAACTTCAGCGATTAGATTTTTTTTAGCGAGAAGCTCCAATGAACTTTTACGATTTAGCTCAAAATGACACTTATCCGGAGAAACTCCAAGCGCCAAAGCCAACAATTGTGAAAAATAGAAAACAGGAACATCTTTCGCATCGGCGTATTTCTCAAGCATAGCATCCTGCCGACGGGATAGATTGTAATCGCATAAAGGACAGGTTAAAACCAGCGCCTCAGCATCATTGGCAGCTGCGCTGCTTAAAATCTCATGCGATACTTTCAGTGCAGCATCAGGATTGCCCAAAACCTGATAACTGCCGCAACATTCGGTAGCCATCGAAAAATCAACCACTTCTGCGCCCAGTGTTTCCATAAACTGATGAAATATCTGCGGGTTGTCGGGCGAATCTAAAGCCACATCCTTAGGCCGCAATAAAGTACAGCCATAATAGGGAGCTACTTTCATTCTGTTTAATGGCGCTGATATTTTATTTTTGAGCTTTTCCCAACCGTAATCGTCGCGAATATAATCGAGAAAATGAACTACGCGAACATCGCCGAAATAATCCGGCTCTTCGTCCATAAACGAATTGATAGTATTTCGCTTTTCCTCATCATTTTTCATCAATTCATTAGCGCGGGCAAGCGTGTTGTAGCACATCGAACATAAAGTAATGACAGTATCGTTGCCGCGTTCTTTAACTCTAATTAAATCTCTTACCGGGGCTATAATGTGAATAAGATCATCGTCCGCTAATGAATAAACTGCCCCGCAACAGTTCCATCTCGGTAATTCTTCATATTCAACTCCAAGAACATCAAGAGATGCCAGAGCGGAAGTTTCAAGATTTTTTGCCTTAGTTTTAAGCGTACAACCGGGATAATAACTTATCTTCATAATTCACCTCATGATGTCATTTTACGAAAGCCGGAAACCATAGCAATTTGCGGCAACTCATCGATTTTTTCCGGTTCAAGTTTGGCTAATTCTACATGGTCGATATTTTGGCGAAGTTTTATCAAACGGAGAGCTTCCATAACCTTGGCAATATCGATCCCCCTGGGACAGCGAACCACACATGAATGACATGAAGCGCAAATCCAGGGCATATTAGACTGATTCAGTGCTTCCGCTTGGCCATATTGAATCATTATCATCACCTGTCTTGGCAGCAGATTAGCCTCCTCATTCATCGGACAAGAACCTGAACATGTTCCGCATTGGAAACATTGCTGAACATTCTGGCCGCTGATTTCCATCACCTTTTTACGTAATTGCTCATCAATAGTGCGTTGCGATATTTTTAATGGCATTACAACCTCTTGCGTGTTAATATGTTAATAATAAAAAAACACCCTAAACCCTTTGCTCTGATAATAAAACTTTTTCGTTATTTATTAACTTAAAAGCATATTATCAATATCATCACCTATCCAAACTCATGTCAATATAGAGTATTTATTTTTCCAGCACAACAACTTTGCGAAATTTTTCACAAGTCTTTTTCAAAATTCATTTAGTATAATTTTAAATAATGGGTTTAGACTTAAAGAAAATAGACTATTAATTGTAGCTGAAAATTTTTTTATATTAAAGATAGTTAAGATTAATAAGAATTTAATCGAATGCCGACAATTAATTTAGTATTCAGGAACATAAATGTAAGGAAGAATGTATAATATGTTTAATGTTGTATTAAAATGACTTGACTTTTAGGCAGGTTTATTTTTTCTTAAAACAATAGAAACAGGAGATAATTGGATTTTTCTTAGAATATAGAAAAAGGAGATAATTAAACATGCGAACTACTAAAATACTAATTATTGCAATTGCCGCAAGCCTGTTAATCACATCAACAGTTTTTGGTCAAACTACTATTAAACAAAAAACAGATCAGATCGCTAAGGAAAAGAAACTTGATAATAAGGGTGAATTAAAGAAAAAAGGACTTGATATAAAGGGTGAATTAAAGAAGAAAAAACCCAAATCAGTCAAAAAACGCAAAAGCAATATTCCCGAAATCGAGTTGAAAAATTCAAGAATTACCTATGAATACACTACTTTTAATTTCGGCTTGGTTTCTTCCGGCTCAAAGGTTTCTCACTATTTTCCGGTAAGCAATACCGGCTCGGATACGTTAATAATCACTAAAGTTAAACCAACGTGAGGATGCACAACCACAAAAAGAAGCGGAATAGTTATTCCGCCAGGCGAAACTTCATATATAGATGTAACTTATAGAACTTCTAAATCGGGAAAGAGAAAAACTCCGGTTACTAAAACTATCAAAGTTTATAGCAATGATTCATCGAAACCTACTTCTCAATTGAAAATAACTTCGACAGTGAATAACGAGCTTTTGAAATTCACTTGCCTCCCTCTTCAAGCTGATTTCGAGGACGTGGTTTCCGGCAAAAAAAGTAAAATATCTCTCGAATTAACAAATATAGATACCACTATTTCAGAAATTATAACAGTTTCTAATCCGATTTCAGAATATATTAAGAAAACCAAGATTAAAAAGCGGAAACTGAAACCGGGCCAAACTACGAAAATAGAATTCGAGTTATCGAAAACAGCGCCTATTGGCAACTTTTCTACATCACTGACTATTGAAGCCGCTAATAAGAAGAATTCCAGGATGACAATTCCTGTTATAGGATCTATCGTTGCTAAAACTATTAAGTCAAAGGAGCAATCCGGTAAATAAAAAGTTTATGTTATAAAATTTGGTTTTATACCAAGATTATTTTTCAAGGCGCTGGTAAATAAACGGCGCCTTTTTTATATATAAATATTTTTAGGATGTATATTTCCTGGCCTTGTAATAGAATACTATGGTTGTTGTGTAATGTTTTGCGTATTAATGTTTAGGATACCATACCGATTGGGGGAGGGGATGCGGGTATATCCCTACTGCCATTTTATTCGTCTGGCTTGCTTGGGGCGTTTATTGATGACCATTTAGAATAAAATTAATTATATTATTGCTAATTTCTCGTAATTTTCGAATCACTCGTTTTGCTTTTGAAAAACCTGACGAAAATGTTAATATTTATAATAAAATATCATTTTTTTCTTGCAATTATAATGGATTTGGATTTTATTTAACATAAGACAATTAATACTTCATAAAAATGGGGATCAATGGACCTTGTGTTGGTTATTATAGTAGTAGCATTAATCGCAATAAGCGTTTTTTACATTGTCGTTAAAATTATACTTATTATAGCCTTCAATATTTTAAAATTAGCGGTATTGGCCTTTATAAGTGTCTGGATATTAAATCATTTTAGTGAAATAATTAGCTTTTTAAATCGTATAAATATCCAAAGTCCCTAAACGATAGAGTCTTGGATATAATAAATGGCGCTTGCCTGTTTTAAATATCAGGCAAGCGCCTATAATTTTGCATTTACCGCAGAATTATTAAGTTGTAACTTCTTTGACTTCAGGTATGGCTGATTTTAATACTTTTTCGATACCCATTTTAAGCGTTATTTCAGACATCGGACAACCATGACAAGCACCGGTAAGCTTCACTTTTACAACGCCGTCATCACTAACATCCACTAATTCGCAGTCGCCGCCATCGGCTTGAAGTGAGGGTCTTATTTTGTTTAAGGCTTCCTGAACTCTCTCTTTCAATTTATTCTCCTGTTGAAAAAATTATTAATTTCCATTCAATCGTTCAACTATTTTTTCAGCAATATGTTTAAATTCAATAGCAGCCTTTCCGTTACCTGTTAAACCTACAGGTTTGCCTTTATCGCCGCTTTCACGCAAAGCTGTTTCTAAGGGAATTTGTCCAAAGAGAGGCTGATTGAGTTTTTTCGCTAATGCGACGCCGCCGCCTTTGCCAAAGATGTATTGTTTATTGCCGTTACCGTCAGAGTAATAGGACATATTTTCCACAACACCAATCATTTTCAAATCGACTTTAGAAGTCATTTCGGCGACGCGTTGAGCGACATTTGCAGCTGCCGGTTGAGGAGTTGTTACTACTAAAAGTTGAGATTCTTTGGCAGTTTGTGCGACTGAGATTGTAACATCACCAGTGCCAGGGGGAAGATCGATTAGCAGGTAATCAAGTTTATCCCAATAAACCTGTGTTAAAAATTGCACTACGGTTTTGTGAAGCATTGGACCGCGCCATATAACCGCCTGGTTTTCCTCAATGAAAAAACCCATAGAAATAATCTTGATCCCATTCTTAGTAACAGGAATCATGGCGTTATCTATGACAGTAGGCAAATCGTTAGTCCCCATCATGCGTGGAATAGAAAATCCGTAGATATCAGCATCGATAATACCAACAGAATAGCCTAAGTTTTTAAGAGCATAGGCGAGATTTACCGTTACTGTAGATTTACCGACACCGCCCTTGCCGGATGCGATAGCTATTATATGTTTTACTTTGGCATTATCGAAAAGCCCGGATGAAGTTTGACCGGTCATTTTTTTTGTTAAATCTGCCCGTTCCTGTGGATTCATACTGGTGAAATTTAGTTCAACTCCCTTTACGCCTTCAACTTGCATCAGGGCATTTGATATATCTTCGCGGAGTTTATGTTTTAACGGATGACCCTCAATAGTAAGTTTTATGGTTACAATAACTGTTCCATCTTGTTGCTCGATATTATCAACCATCCCCAGGTCTACAATTGAGCGTCCTATTTCAGGGTCATTAATTGGCTTTAAGGCCTCAATGATTTTTTCTTTGCTTATTACAGCGCTATTTTCAGACACGACAATCCTTTCTCCTTATAAATAGACTAATATTGTCTATATATTACTTTTGAAGATATACTAAAGGTTCCCATTGTCAAGAATTAATATATTGATAGTTTCCCAGACTTTTTGATATTTCCGCAGCAATACGCATCTTGATTTTTAAATGAATCTTAAGTATAATTTTATAATGGTAATCACTAAGAAAAGGAATTTTCAGGATTAGCTATAATAATAAACCAAAAATGAAAAAAAACGATTAATAAAAAAGTAAGAATAAATAATGAAAATTTAACAGCCATTGTTTAATCATCAAAGGTTATGTAAAATAATTTAACAGGATTAGCAATTAAAATAAATCCGGAATCGAGAATAATTTGATTAACTTTTGTTTTGGCATTCACAACCATCAACCGGTAGGCAATTTTGACTTCGTGTTTGAAAAAGCTTATCAGCAATGCTATCTGCCGTTTGTAAAACTGCTGGCTGAATACCCCGATATAAAAACAACCCTTCACAATACCGGTGTTCTCTGGCAGTGGCTGCAGAATAACCATCCTGAGTATTTCGAGCATATTAAAATGCTTTTAGATGCAGGTCAGCTTGAACTTCTAAGCGGCGGTTTCTATGAGCCGATTCTGCCGGTAATTTTTGATAGCCATAAAATCGGTCAGATAAAGATGCTCAACGATTATATCAAGAGGAATTTTTCAGTTAAGTCACGCGGAATGTGGCTGGCGGAACGAGTCTGGGAACCGCATTTAGCGGGAACAATAAGAGACTGCGGCCTTGAATATACTATCCTTGATGATACCCATTTCCGCTGGGCCGGATTGACAG of Candidatus Zixiibacteriota bacterium contains these proteins:
- a CDS encoding pyridoxal phosphate-dependent aminotransferase, translating into MKDKIRISNRVSQIGKSAIHEMTRLSKEVDDAAFLSWAKPTSDTPEHIKEAAISAIKNKLAGGYSENSGLLELRKEIVKKLKRDNNIDANPAQILTTVGAIEGLSAAIMALVDPGDEVILPSPTYSTHIRQVVIASGKPVLVPTLEEEGFILDIKGIKKAITPKTKAILFCSPSNPTGAVFSEKQLRQLAEIALENNLVIITDEAYEYFVYDGHKHFSIASIPEIKKNVISCFTFTKTYAMTGWRIGYLHADEELIPQITKAHIPFAICAPVVSQYAALGALQGPQDCVAKFREHYLLARNLMCERLDAMSSVFQYHKPEGSYLMFPKILLDEGKDSTAFCKNLLKKGGVSTTPGIAFGPTGQSHLRLSFCVPEDEVNKAFDRMEAYFG
- a CDS encoding FAD-binding protein, whose translation is MPYPEELKKLAKIVESTRAERVERKKRNEEVTFLSLDERKDILKHHPDFKEAGRRELKIGANKGYKIAHEMADLIEAKSRLDPSLIDLSNIDYETDVLVIGGGGSGTAAALLAQEQGAKVLIATKLRHGDANTIMAEGGIQAASKGFKDSPYYHYIDVMGGGHFKNVPELVETLVNKAPDVIAWLESLGCNFSKMSDGTLQTKHGGGTCRKRMHYAADITGAEMMRTIRDEARNRVNDIKVIEFSPAIELILNEKGHCAGAVLYNMETEEYIVVKAKAVVMATGGSGRLHTQGFMTTNHYGATADGLVMGYRAGVKICFLHTVQYHPTGVVFPEQAEGILITEKFRGSGANLVNIDGQQFVNEREPRDVEASAIIRECTVKGKGVPTPTGKFGIWLDSPMIEMLSGEGTVKKEFPGKHILYKRFGINIAKEPMLIYPTLHYQNGGLEYNSKAETSLPGLFAAGEVAGGVHGENRLMGNSLLDIMVFGRIAGKSAAVYAKDKANGSKLSLKHVVKYNKEVEKTGIEGDRVAPMLLPDYTEKHVREKQLTTKYLGTMRS
- a CDS encoding 4Fe-4S dicluster domain-containing protein; this encodes MSSVSEETKTSVEAKMIPIFIMGKKYEVPETLTIMKAMEYAGYKYIRGAGCRGGVCGACSTVYRKPGDYKIYTGLACQTVVEPEMYLTQLPFYPANRAIYDFDKLTGKPEEIFEIYPELFRCVACNACTKVCPMDVEVMDYIACLKRGDIGEAAHISFDCIQCGLCASRCFGELPQYHIAQMARRINGAFLTPRAEHLEKMVANIKGGHFTDGLNELKAMDESTLKKVYQERELEPAVGDEGWIPKDNKGL
- a CDS encoding CoB--CoM heterodisulfide reductase iron-sulfur subunit B family protein, which gives rise to MKISYYPGCTLKTKAKNLETSALASLDVLGVEYEELPRWNCCGAVYSLADDDLIHIIAPVRDLIRVKERGNDTVITLCSMCYNTLARANELMKNDEEKRNTINSFMDEEPDYFGDVRVVHFLDYIRDDYGWEKLKNKISAPLNRMKVAPYYGCTLLRPKDVALDSPDNPQIFHQFMETLGAEVVDFSMATECCGSYQVLGNPDAALKVSHEILSSAAANDAEALVLTCPLCDYNLSRRQDAMLEKYADAKDVPVFYFSQLLALALGVSPDKCHFELNRKSSLELLAKKNLIAEVPV
- a CDS encoding 4Fe-4S dicluster domain-containing protein; translated protein: MPLKISQRTIDEQLRKKVMEISGQNVQQCFQCGTCSGSCPMNEEANLLPRQVMIMIQYGQAEALNQSNMPWICASCHSCVVRCPRGIDIAKVMEALRLIKLRQNIDHVELAKLEPEKIDELPQIAMVSGFRKMTS
- a CDS encoding DUF1573 domain-containing protein — encoded protein: MRTTKILIIAIAASLLITSTVFGQTTIKQKTDQIAKEKKLDNKGELKKKGLDIKGELKKKKPKSVKKRKSNIPEIELKNSRITYEYTTFNFGLVSSGSKVSHYFPVSNTGSDTLIITKVKPT
- a CDS encoding DUF1573 domain-containing protein; this encodes MVIPPGETSYIDVTYRTSKSGKRKTPVTKTIKVYSNDSSKPTSQLKITSTVNNELLKFTCLPLQADFEDVVSGKKSKISLELTNIDTTISEIITVSNPISEYIKKTKIKKRKLKPGQTTKIEFELSKTAPIGNFSTSLTIEAANKKNSRMTIPVIGSIVAKTIKSKEQSGK
- a CDS encoding NifU family protein; amino-acid sequence: MKERVQEALNKIRPSLQADGGDCELVDVSDDGVVKVKLTGACHGCPMSEITLKMGIEKVLKSAIPEVKEVTT